The nucleotide window AAAATAAAAATTAATAAAGAACTTTTGTTAGAATTGTTAAAATTTTTTGTTTAAGCCAGGATTTGTAAATCCTGGCTTTTTTACTATTCCTTAGGCGGTACTGCGTTTTGTAGTTGTTGCAATGACATTTGAATTTCCTTCAACTCTTGTTCAATATTCTCTTTATTAGGCTTGATTTCCTGCTGCCAAGTCGAAAATGCATGTTGCATATCTTCTTTTAGGTCATTAAACACAACCTTACTTTCAGAAGCAACTTGTATGATTTGATCTTTTAATAGCAATGATTGACCCTTTAGGTCACCTAGAGACTGTTTGGCAAGAGTGCTTTTTTGTTTTACTTTTTTACGAAAATCTTTTCCAGAAGAAGGAGCAGCGCATAAAACAGCGATTCCTGCTGCCGCACCTCCAACGATTAGACCTGTAAAAAATGCTGTTGCTTTTGACATATAATACCTCCTGATAATTTTTTCATGAATAAGGGACAACATGCATATGTGTAGAGTAGGAGGGATGATCCATGTTGTTCCTGTTGCTTATAGTGAGTGCGTATTGT belongs to Ectobacillus sp. JY-23 and includes:
- a CDS encoding YtxH domain-containing protein, with product MSKATAFFTGLIVGGAAAGIAVLCAAPSSGKDFRKKVKQKSTLAKQSLGDLKGQSLLLKDQIIQVASESKVVFNDLKEDMQHAFSTWQQEIKPNKENIEQELKEIQMSLQQLQNAVPPKE